The DNA window ATCGTGCTGTTCCATATCGTCATTCGTACTAGCGTGCGTTTAATCATACGGGGTCTGCTCTCCTTTTATTTGGCGGACTTGATGTATTGATTCACTTGCTGCTCCAATATCGGAAATGGCATTTTACCGTTTCGAAGAAGAACGGAATGAAAAGTTTTAATGTCGAAACGATCCTTGAGCTCGCTTTCCGCTATCTCTCGAAGAGATTGAAATTGATCATATCCGATGGTATAGCTTATTGTTTGTCCGGGAAAAGCAATGGCGCTGTCAATCCAGGCATTCACTTCCGTTCCAATCATGCTTACCAGGTACGCATTAGCTTGTTCTCTTGTCCATTTCAGCCCATTAATACCCGTGTCGATAACGGTTCCAAGGTAAAAATAAAGCAAATGATTTTGTACCGTCTTCTGATCAAGCAAGTTCATCTCTACGCCTAAAGTTTGCGCATAGACTGCCCATCCTTCTGAGAATCCGCGTATATTAGTTAGATTACGGGCAAATGGAATTTCCGGTTGGTTGTATTCGATGGAAATTTGAAAATGATGTCCTGGAACGCCTTCATGCATCGCAAACATTTTAGCTTCCTCTTCGGAAAACAGTCTGGCGGGCGGGAAAAAAATCTTCCATTCCTATCACCATTAATAGATGGGGGGATATATAACGCGGCTGCATTCGAGAACGAAGCCGGATATAACCGCGCATCCACTGGATTGTTGGGAATAAGCGCTTCTTCAAACCAATCGAACAATTTGGGCTTTATTTGCGACAAACTGCGGTTAACCGTTTGCAGTAATCCTGCTACCAATAAAATAGTCAATCTGGTGTTCTTAAACATCTGTCTTACAAAGTTCATGCATTAATATCTCCCCTTTATAGAGTATAAGAAGAATATATAAGATGAACCTTTGATTTCCCTTTGAAAAACTACTCGTTTATTCTGAGTATGTAGCCCAAACCCCTTACAGTTTGGATATATTGATCGGCATGCCATGAAGACAGCTTCTTCCGAAGATAATGGACATAGAGCTCCACGATGCCAATTCCCGCTTCCGAATCGAGTCCCCAAATTCGGTTATAGATTTGCTCCTTCGTCACGATCTGCTCTTTATTCATGAGCAGGTACTCAAGCAGCTCATATTCCTTTTCTGTTAAAGTCAGCTCTTCTCCTGTAACCGTTATTGCTCGATTTCTAACTTGAATAGCAATCGGGCCGTAGCT is part of the Paenibacillus segetis genome and encodes:
- a CDS encoding DUF885 family protein, which encodes MFAMHEGVPGHHFQISIEYNQPEIPFARNLTNIRGFSEGWAVYAQTLGVEMNLLDQKTVQNHLLYFYLGTVIDTGINGLKWTREQANAYLVSMIGTEVNAWIDSAIAFPGQTISYTIGYDQFQSLREIAESELKDRFDIKTFHSVLLRNGKMPFPILEQQVNQYIKSAK